From the genome of Nicotiana tabacum cultivar K326 chromosome 2, ASM71507v2, whole genome shotgun sequence:
TGGTATCCTAGAGGATATAGCTTTGATCTAGTTGGTTATGCTGATACTGACTATGCAGGTTTTCATATTGACAGGAAAAGCACTTCAGGAATATCACACTTTCTTGGTTCTTGCTTGGTGTCTTGGGGAACAAAGAAGCAAAACTCAATGGCTTTGTCtacagctgaagcagaatatgtgACAGCAGCATCTTGATGTGCTCAGTTGTTGTGGATAAGACAAcaactaaaggactatgatattttTTGTTGATTGTGTTCCCATATTATGTGATAATACTAGTGCCATAAACATTGCTAAAAATCCCTGTCAATATaagagaaccaagcacattgacaTCATACATCACtttctcagagacaatgttgaaaagggaAATATCTCAATTAACTTATGTAAAACTGAAGACCAAAttgctgatatttttactaaAGCTCTAAATAGGGAtcactttgaaagaaatagaCTGGAACTAGGTCTAATTAATACTTCCAACTAGGTTGAACCCCAATGATTGGCTAGAAAATTTATAATTAGATGTAGATGGTTGAGTATAATGTGTTTGATCCAGTCTCGTGCTTATTTTGAGCGCACACACTCGCCCAAAAAATTCTAGTTGATAAATATGTCTTATGATACTAATCTATAGTGCTAAATCTTTATTGCAGAAATGAGTAAGGAGTTGCTAAAAAGTTAGTTCTTTGACTCAGGTACGTGTTATCTTGTCTTAATTCATTGGAGCTTAATATCTAAAATTACTGTTGTACTCAGACTCTCTAATCATGTTAGCATCACTCCTAGTTGTCATCTATTCAAAGCTTAAGGGGGAATCCTAGAGCAATTAGAGTCTAATTACTCCTAGAATTCTAATAGTCAAAAGTAATCGTTATTAGAGTCCCGTTAGAACTCAAATTCGGTTACTCTATTTCTTCCAATCAAATCAGGAGTGTCCTCTTTAAAAGCCCCCTTGTGATCCGTTTCTCAAACCTCATTgttcctctcaaaccctaagcaagaatcaagaaatatttctatcattccTTCTTCAATTTCATTCTCTCATCACCATGCCTAAATCCTGCCAAACTCCCTCTACAGCAAAATCATCATCCAAGACTGAAGCCAAACCCAAGAACATAAAGCCCAAATCAAAGAAAAGTGTAAAATCAATAAATGAACATGCACCCACACTTGTTCCTTCTCCACCTATACCCTCT
Proteins encoded in this window:
- the LOC142166418 gene encoding secreted RxLR effector protein 161-like, encoding MNGSLLYLTSSRPDIVFSVGLCARFQVNPKESHLKAVKRILIYLKGTSDLCMWYPRGYSFDLVGYADTDYAGFHIDRKSTSGISHFLGSCLVSWGTKKQNSMALSTAEAEYVTAAS